In Runella sp. SP2, the genomic window ACAGATGCACAGCTTTGCGATGGACAACACCACCATGGCCGAAGATCTTGCCAAACTTCGCTCACGAATTCCTCAGGTGGCGACAACGTTCAAAAACAACGATTACGAAATTGCCGAGGCGATTTCCCAAGATGAAAAAGCGTTTGGGTATCTGCCATTGTCGATATACATTGTGGCGCTCCAGCGTGGCCTCAAAGTCAAACGCCAGCCTGTTTGGGCCGTAAAACGTCCAGGTTTTGCGGGTATTTATCCCATGAAAAGTGATTGGAAAGAGCCCGTCGATGCGTACTTTGAAAGTGCTGATTTTCAGCGTGATTTTGAGCAAATCGCCCGTCAGTATTTGGGGGCGCACATGTGGAAATTGGTGTTTCTGAACGTGATGAACGATTCGATGCGAAATCAAAACGATTTGGAGTTATTACAAATTGAGAAAGACTTGTTTGCTGCACGCGTCATCGAAGCTGCGCAAGAATCGGAGTTTCAGCGTGACCTGCGGAATATTCTTTTGCTCACGGGTGTGTTCGCGTTGGTATTGATGTTTATTTTTTACCTTCGTTATCGCAGTAAAAAGCACTATTCGGAAGTGTTGAGAACGCAAAACGAGTTGATTCTGTCCCAAAAAAGCGAGATAGAGCGTATCAATCGGGATTTACAACTACGGGTGTTACAGTCGCAAACGACCCCTCATTTTGTCTTCAATGCACTGCATACATTTCGGTATTTTGTAAGCCTCAACGAACGAAAAAGTACACTTGCGTACCTGACGGCGCTATCGGAATGTATGAATAATTTGTTGCAGCAGTCCGAAACAACTTTTTGTACGGTAGCAGAAGAATGTCAGTTGTTGACGCAGTGCTTGCAATTGGAAAAAATCCGTTACGCCGACAAGTTTGGCTTTGAAGTGCAGTATGACCAAGCCGTCAAAGACTGGCAGATTCCTACGTTGTTGATATACCCGTTGATTGAAACTGCTTTGCACCGAAGTATTTTGGTTAGAAAAGACAATGAGGGGTTTCTGCAAGTTGGCTTTGACTATAAAAATGGATACATTGTGGGGAGTATTGAAGTAAATGCGCCAACAGGAGAGCCTTTATTGGGAATCAGCAATAAACCAGAGACGGACAACGCTTCATTGAGCCTGATGTGGCAACGCATAGAGCTTTACAACGCAGCCCAAGCAGGTACGATTACGGTTTCGACGTCTGTCCCTGACCGTTACGAAATCCGTTATCGTGTTTTAAAATCATAACGTATGTTGAAAGCGCTTTCGGAATCGTTAAATGCCAAGAAAAATGCCCTCTCACGGACGTTGACCCGTTGGGTTCGTCCCTTGTGGCGTTGGGTGTCGAGACAAGGCATTACCGACGAACTTTCCGAAGACCGTAAAAACAAAGTGATTCTGACCAACCGCTTGGCCGCAACGGTAAGTTTGGTGCTCATTGGGCCGTTGTTCAACTATATTCAAGTATTAGATGTCTTCATTCTGCATTTTTTAGCGATTCTGAGCTATTTAATGCCCCTGCTTATCAATCGTTTGGGTTGGTACTCGACGGCGCGGTGGTGGTTTGTCATTACGCCCCCTGTGTTTAATTTGATAGGTGCTGGATTGCTAACGGAAGGCCCTGCATCGGCGGCCAAAATTTCGTTTATGGCCATGATTATCCTGCCTATTTTGCTTTTTCAAATCACTGAGTGGTTTCAAATGCTGCTTGGGCTTGGGTGGGTATTTCTGACGGTGTTGTCGTTTGACTACGTGACAGACTTAGTTCCACGGTCGGCCTGGATTGCCAATGATGCCCATTACGACAACCCACACGTAGCGCACATGGGTATCATTCGGGGCATGGTTATGCTGACGGTAGCTTTTATTTATCTTCAATTGGTCAATCGTGGCAATCAACAAAAGCTGACAAAAGCGTTGGACGAAACCGACCGTCAGCGAGCAATTTTGGACGATACCAACGCGCTGCTTCGCCAACAAAACGAAGAAATTGAGCGCCAACGCTTGGACATTGAGCACATCAACCACGACCTGCGTTTACAGGCATTGAAAGCCCAAATGGATCCGCATTTTTTGTTCAATGCGCTGGGGTCGATTCAGCATTTTATCCTCAAACAAGAGACCAAAGAATCGCTGAATTATTTGGCAAAATTCTCAAAACTGATTCGCCAGATGTTGGAAAACTCGGTGAACGACCGCGTGGCGCTGGCCGACGAAACGCGGGCATTGTCGTATTATATTGATTTAGAACGACTTCGATTTGAAAATAAATTTGAGTACCACATCGACATCGACGAAACCATCGATGCCGAGCGGACGGAGATTCCGCCGATGTTGCTCCAACCCTATATCGAGAACGCCATCTTGCACGGGCTTCGTCCGAAAGAAGAGGGTGGAGGTCAACTTAAAGTGGTTATCCTGAGACAGTTTGATGATTTGTTGTGCATCATTGAAGATAATGGCATTGGTCGCGAGGCCGCTGCCTACATCAACTCCCACCGCCGTCGCTCGCACATTTCGCGCGGTACTTCCTTTACCGATAGTCGGATTCGCCTGCTCAATGCCAACCGTACCCAGGCCGTTAGTGCCATTACCATCGACTTGATGGACGAGCAGGGAAACCCCCGAGGCACGCGCGTAGAGCTTAAAATTCCGCTCTGATTGCAGTATCATTTGGCCAAAAATGCCTTCTTAGGGTAAATATTAATCTAAGAACGCATGAAAGTAAAAAGTTTGTTGGCTTCTTTATTGTTCTGTACTTCACTCTCGTACGCCCAATCTGAAGACAATACCCTGACGAAAAAGGAAAAGACCGAAGGATGGAAACTCCTTTGGGACGGAAAAACCAACGCTGGCTGGAAAAGCACGAAAGCCGACGGTTTTCCTGCTACAGGTTGGTCAACGGAAGGTGGCGTGTTGAAAGTCGTAAAAAGTGCCCGAGGAGGCGATATTATTACGACGAATAAGTACAAAAACTTTGTCCTAAAAATAGACTTCAAACTGACGGAAGGTGCCAACAGCGGCATCAAGTACTTCGTAAATTCGTCGGGCATTGGTTGCGAATACCAAGTGTTGGATGACGACAAACACCCCGATGCCAAAGCTGGCGTAGAGGGCAACCGTACCTTGGGTTCTTTGTACGACTTGATTACTGCCGACCCCAAAAAACCACTTAAAAAGGACGACTTCAATACGGCCATGATTGTCGTGAACAACAACCACGTAGAACACTGGCTCAATGGCGTGAAAATAGTGGAATACGACCGCAACAACCAGATGTGGCGGGCGTTGGTCAACTACAGCAAGTACAAAAAGTACGCCGATTTTGGCAATGCTACCGAAGCGCCAATTTTACTCCAAGACCACGGAGACGAGGTGTGGTTTAAAAACATTAAAATTTTAGAAAAAAAATAATCGTTACCAAATGACAACCAGAAGGGATTTTATAAAAAAAGCAGGGGTTGCGGGTTCGGGCCTAGCTTTGGGGCAATTGAGCCCAAGCATCATGACAAACCCAGCACGAAAAGGCGAAAAAGTCAAATTGGCTTGCATTGGAATCGGCTTCCGTGGGGGTGAAATCATCAAAGAACTCAACAAAACGGGTTTGGCTGAGATTGTGGCACTTTGCGACATCGACATGGGCGCCAAGCATACGCAAGAGATTGCGGCCATGTTCCCCAATGCGAAACAGTTCCAAGATTTCCGTAAAATGTTTGACAGCATGGGAAATCAGATTGAGGCGGTTTCTATCGGAATTCCTGATTTTGCCCACTACGTAGTGGCCGTCCACGCGATGTCGTTGGGCAAGCACGTCTATGTTGAAAAACCAATGGCGCGGACCTTCCACGAATCGGAGTTGTTGATGAAGTTGGCCAAGAAAAACCCAAAAGTGGTGACCCAAATGGGAAACCAAGGGCACTCGGAGGCAAACTATTTCCAGTTTAAAGCGTGGAAAGATGCGGGTATCATCAAAGACGTAACCAAAATTACGGCCCACATGAACTCGGCCCGCAGATGGCACGGTTGGGATCCTAAGATTTCAAAATACCCCGAGGCTCAGCCCATTCCGTCAACGTTGGATTGGGATACGTGGCATTTGAACACGATGTACCACGATTTTAACGAAAAATACCACTACGGTAACTGGCGCTGCTGGTACGATTTCGGGATGGGTGCTTTGGGCGACTGGGGCGCGCACATCTTGGATACGGCGCACCAATTCCTCGATCTTGGATTGCCAAACGAAGTGACTGCGGTGAAGTTGGACGGACACAATGATTTCTTCTTCCCAATGTCATCGACGCTTTTGTTCCGCTTCCCCGAGCGAAAAGGAATGCCAGCCGTGGACGTAACTTGGTACGACGGCGTTAACAACCAACCTCCGTTGCCCGACGGATACGGTTTGTCAGAACTTGACCCGAATATTCCTGTGGTGGCAGGCCAGAAAATT contains:
- a CDS encoding sensor histidine kinase, whose amino-acid sequence is MLKALSESLNAKKNALSRTLTRWVRPLWRWVSRQGITDELSEDRKNKVILTNRLAATVSLVLIGPLFNYIQVLDVFILHFLAILSYLMPLLINRLGWYSTARWWFVITPPVFNLIGAGLLTEGPASAAKISFMAMIILPILLFQITEWFQMLLGLGWVFLTVLSFDYVTDLVPRSAWIANDAHYDNPHVAHMGIIRGMVMLTVAFIYLQLVNRGNQQKLTKALDETDRQRAILDDTNALLRQQNEEIERQRLDIEHINHDLRLQALKAQMDPHFLFNALGSIQHFILKQETKESLNYLAKFSKLIRQMLENSVNDRVALADETRALSYYIDLERLRFENKFEYHIDIDETIDAERTEIPPMLLQPYIENAILHGLRPKEEGGGQLKVVILRQFDDLLCIIEDNGIGREAAAYINSHRRRSHISRGTSFTDSRIRLLNANRTQAVSAITIDLMDEQGNPRGTRVELKIPL
- a CDS encoding DUF1080 domain-containing protein, whose amino-acid sequence is MKVKSLLASLLFCTSLSYAQSEDNTLTKKEKTEGWKLLWDGKTNAGWKSTKADGFPATGWSTEGGVLKVVKSARGGDIITTNKYKNFVLKIDFKLTEGANSGIKYFVNSSGIGCEYQVLDDDKHPDAKAGVEGNRTLGSLYDLITADPKKPLKKDDFNTAMIVVNNNHVEHWLNGVKIVEYDRNNQMWRALVNYSKYKKYADFGNATEAPILLQDHGDEVWFKNIKILEKK
- a CDS encoding Gfo/Idh/MocA family oxidoreductase, translating into MTTRRDFIKKAGVAGSGLALGQLSPSIMTNPARKGEKVKLACIGIGFRGGEIIKELNKTGLAEIVALCDIDMGAKHTQEIAAMFPNAKQFQDFRKMFDSMGNQIEAVSIGIPDFAHYVVAVHAMSLGKHVYVEKPMARTFHESELLMKLAKKNPKVVTQMGNQGHSEANYFQFKAWKDAGIIKDVTKITAHMNSARRWHGWDPKISKYPEAQPIPSTLDWDTWHLNTMYHDFNEKYHYGNWRCWYDFGMGALGDWGAHILDTAHQFLDLGLPNEVTAVKLDGHNDFFFPMSSTLLFRFPERKGMPAVDVTWYDGVNNQPPLPDGYGLSELDPNIPVVAGQKIKAATLNPGKIIYSKDLIFKGGSHGSTLSIIPKEKALEMQSKLPVVPASPSNHFKNFLLACQGEEKTRSPFEIAGPLCQVFALGVMAQRLNTKLLFDRTTKTITNHSFANAMLTGIPPRKGWEDYYRI
- a CDS encoding histidine kinase encodes the protein MKKMLLIGLAVLWRLSVFAQITASYQGDSWKEILRNKQGTVTSLWNGIDPFVFKASDGRLMGVEYEVMEAFVRFTEKKYGVKLAVNWVENPDFQQMIAAIKNSKQAGVFAWGYISITAERAKFLQFTPPYMPDLNVLVTHANRALYKSPEAFLDGAKQMHSFAMDNTTMAEDLAKLRSRIPQVATTFKNNDYEIAEAISQDEKAFGYLPLSIYIVALQRGLKVKRQPVWAVKRPGFAGIYPMKSDWKEPVDAYFESADFQRDFEQIARQYLGAHMWKLVFLNVMNDSMRNQNDLELLQIEKDLFAARVIEAAQESEFQRDLRNILLLTGVFALVLMFIFYLRYRSKKHYSEVLRTQNELILSQKSEIERINRDLQLRVLQSQTTPHFVFNALHTFRYFVSLNERKSTLAYLTALSECMNNLLQQSETTFCTVAEECQLLTQCLQLEKIRYADKFGFEVQYDQAVKDWQIPTLLIYPLIETALHRSILVRKDNEGFLQVGFDYKNGYIVGSIEVNAPTGEPLLGISNKPETDNASLSLMWQRIELYNAAQAGTITVSTSVPDRYEIRYRVLKS